One window of the Candidatus Zixiibacteriota bacterium genome contains the following:
- a CDS encoding flagellar motor protein MotB yields the protein MTSRSGKKQPEHGAPERTKVIVKKTGGRHRGHHGGAWKVAYADFVTAMMALFIVLWVLGASDKRFKAGIAHYFREPGVFSGSSGLVPDGGQDRIGAGIIQSPSLEVLRAQLREEIRKLKELAGFEDQISIAITEEGLLIDIIDKEKRSFFQISSATVGPTMRKVLEVIARQIREIPNKIVISGHTDARPYHDDSYYSNWELSSARALNTRRALEELGVQSDRIQRVVGHADRLLRVPDDPLSSENRRISILVLKMAKNGTR from the coding sequence ATGACCTCGCGAAGCGGCAAGAAGCAGCCGGAGCACGGCGCGCCCGAGCGGACGAAGGTCATCGTCAAGAAAACCGGCGGGCGGCATCGCGGCCATCACGGCGGGGCTTGGAAGGTCGCCTACGCAGATTTCGTGACGGCGATGATGGCTCTGTTCATCGTCCTGTGGGTGCTCGGAGCGAGCGACAAGCGGTTCAAGGCCGGCATCGCCCACTATTTCCGGGAACCCGGAGTCTTCAGCGGATCGAGCGGCCTCGTTCCCGACGGCGGCCAGGACCGGATCGGCGCCGGCATCATCCAATCGCCCTCCCTGGAGGTGCTGCGCGCGCAGCTCCGCGAGGAGATCCGCAAGCTCAAGGAGCTGGCCGGGTTCGAGGATCAGATCTCGATCGCGATCACGGAGGAAGGTCTTCTGATCGACATCATCGACAAGGAAAAACGGTCTTTCTTTCAGATCAGCAGCGCCACGGTGGGGCCCACGATGCGCAAGGTCCTCGAGGTCATCGCGCGCCAGATCCGTGAGATTCCCAACAAGATCGTCATCAGCGGCCACACCGATGCCCGCCCGTACCACGACGATTCGTACTACTCCAACTGGGAGCTGTCGTCCGCGCGGGCGCTGAACACGCGCCGGGCTCTGGAGGAGCTGGGCGTCCAGAGCGATCGCATCCAGCGGGTCGTCGGCCACGCCGACCGCCTCCTGCGCGTGCCGGACGACCCGCTCAGCTCGGAAAACCGCCGGATCAGCATTCTCGTCCTCAAGATGGCGAAGAACGGAACGCGTTGA
- a CDS encoding flagellar basal body-associated FliL family protein: MKIVVIALAVVLTLLGGGGAAVWFFAPQYLPAFIRPADSADSKVTAHRKEPEVGADLDVFVVNLAAPETSRYLRTTLSLGVRDQHDKEKIKELTGPIRHAVIMYLSKRRTEELLDPEGKNRIRAELNKEINHAIGEKLVLNVYFKEFLIQ; the protein is encoded by the coding sequence ATGAAAATCGTCGTCATTGCGCTCGCTGTGGTTTTGACGTTGCTCGGCGGAGGAGGAGCCGCAGTCTGGTTCTTCGCTCCCCAATACCTTCCGGCTTTCATCCGCCCCGCGGATTCCGCCGATTCGAAGGTGACGGCGCACCGCAAGGAGCCCGAGGTGGGTGCGGACCTCGACGTTTTCGTGGTCAATCTCGCCGCGCCGGAGACGTCCCGCTACCTGAGGACGACGCTGAGTCTGGGGGTCAGGGACCAGCACGACAAGGAAAAGATAAAGGAGCTCACCGGTCCGATTCGGCACGCGGTCATCATGTATCTGAGCAAGCGCCGGACGGAAGAGCTGCTCGATCCCGAGGGCAAAAACAGGATCCGGGCGGAGCTCAACAAGGAGATCAATCACGCGATCGGCGAGAAGCTGGTGCTCAATGTTTACTTCAAGGAATTTCTCATTCAGTAG
- a CDS encoding EscU/YscU/HrcU family type III secretion system export apparatus switch protein yields MAEEAFQNDLEKSEEPTPRRREEARRKGQFARSKNLVPAATLAATAVALRFGGEELTARIGRCAVAFFELAGTWKPATGEELSALAVETGLLLAPALLPVLGAGLLAGLGSGFLQSGFVLAAEPLKLDWTRINAAAGFRRLLSLEAAVELVKAIILIGALGTLGGAYLYYGIPSLAALAGFRAAEVFSYASTEGARLTAWVAGAMAALAGLDYLYQRRRTEARLRMSREEIKEELREQEGDPQLKGRLKGLRQKMARRRMSAEVAKADVVVTNPTELAVALRYRSSDMAAPRVVGKGAGFLAAKIREIARANGIPIVENKPLARLLYQRVEVGREIPETLYRAVAEVLAYVYGLRARKAAARAGSGPAARR; encoded by the coding sequence ATGGCCGAGGAAGCGTTCCAAAACGATCTGGAGAAGAGCGAGGAGCCGACACCCAGGCGGCGCGAAGAGGCCCGGCGAAAGGGGCAGTTCGCGCGGTCGAAAAACCTGGTGCCGGCGGCCACGCTGGCCGCGACTGCGGTTGCGCTGCGCTTCGGAGGCGAAGAGCTGACCGCTCGCATCGGGCGGTGCGCCGTCGCCTTTTTCGAGCTCGCCGGAACCTGGAAGCCGGCGACCGGCGAGGAGCTTTCGGCCCTGGCAGTCGAGACCGGGCTGCTCCTGGCTCCCGCCTTGCTGCCCGTCCTTGGCGCGGGTTTGCTGGCCGGCCTCGGATCGGGATTTCTCCAGAGCGGGTTCGTTCTCGCCGCGGAGCCGCTGAAATTGGACTGGACCCGGATCAACGCGGCGGCGGGTTTCCGGCGTCTTTTGAGCCTCGAAGCCGCTGTCGAGCTCGTCAAGGCGATCATCCTGATCGGCGCGCTGGGCACGCTCGGCGGCGCCTACCTCTACTACGGGATTCCGTCACTCGCCGCGCTGGCGGGGTTTCGCGCGGCGGAGGTCTTCTCGTACGCAAGCACCGAGGGCGCCCGGCTGACCGCCTGGGTCGCGGGCGCCATGGCGGCGCTGGCGGGGCTCGATTACCTCTACCAGCGACGGCGCACCGAGGCGCGGCTGCGCATGAGCCGAGAGGAAATCAAGGAAGAGCTGCGCGAGCAGGAAGGAGATCCCCAGCTCAAGGGCCGGCTCAAAGGGCTCAGGCAAAAGATGGCGCGCCGCAGGATGAGCGCGGAAGTGGCGAAGGCCGACGTCGTGGTCACCAACCCGACCGAGCTGGCGGTCGCGCTCCGCTACCGCAGCAGCGATATGGCGGCGCCGCGGGTGGTGGGAAAAGGCGCGGGCTTCCTGGCGGCAAAGATTCGCGAGATCGCCCGCGCCAACGGAATCCCGATCGTCGAGAACAAACCGCTCGCGCGCCTGCTCTACCAGCGGGTGGAGGTCGGGCGCGAAATTCCCGAGACGCTCTATCGGGCGGTAGCGGAGGTCCTGGCTTACGTCTACGGATTGCGCGCGCGCAAAGCGGCGGCCCGAGCCGGGAGCGGGCCCGCGGCGCGCCGATAG
- the fliQ gene encoding flagellar biosynthesis protein FliQ: MTPESLVDLLRGALEVGAAVAGPAILFGLVAGVAVSIFQATTQINDFTLVFVPKALAVILALVLFGAWMLQVYTGFTREIIGNLPNFVS; this comes from the coding sequence ATGACGCCCGAATCCCTGGTCGATCTCTTGCGGGGCGCCCTCGAAGTCGGCGCGGCGGTGGCAGGGCCAGCGATCCTCTTCGGTCTGGTCGCGGGGGTAGCGGTCAGCATTTTTCAAGCGACGACGCAGATCAACGATTTCACGCTGGTCTTCGTCCCCAAGGCGCTGGCCGTGATCTTGGCGCTCGTGCTCTTCGGAGCGTGGATGCTGCAAGTCTACACAGGATTTACGCGGGAGATCATCGGCAATCTGCCGAACTTCGTCAGTTGA
- the flhA gene encoding flagellar biosynthesis protein FlhA yields MAAQTQILSNGRVVELLPAAGLTGAVLMMVLPVPPFLLDLALVGSIALSLTVLIVALYVRDALDFSSFPSVLLFATLFRLALNVASTRLVLVRGEEGAAAAGRVIEAFGRFVVSGNYVVGFIVFVILVVINFIVITKGATRIAEVAARFTLDAMPGKQMAIDADLNAGLINEAEARQRRQRIQKEGDFYGAMDGASKFVRGDAIAGLVILAINLVGGFFVGVMQKGMGFAEAARLYSLLSIGDGLASQVPALIISTATGMVVTRTASTGDLGPEIARQLLWSPKALSVVAVLLGLFAFIPGFPALPFLAAAGSVGFLARAAARTEACERSETPAEAKQPERREEGVQPQPIDLLELQVGYELIPMVDGEHGGVVERIRALRRQFLSDRGFLVPQIHIRDNLRLGSKQYAILVKGVEAGKGELRPGRLLAMNAAGAVDADLPGEPTKEPAFGLPARWISPADRERAEMMGCTVVDPETVLITHLSELIKRYSPELITRQDVQRLLDALAREHPKVVEELIPHHMTLGGVQKVLQNLLREDVPIRDLLTIVETLADRAPDSKDTDELTEHVRQALARAITLAYRSPEGVLPVMTVDPQIERMVRERAQEGVPLEPQAAQRIMTAVQRAAETFTARGLLPVFLAGAAVRRQLRQLIGHYLPQIAVLSHNEIADGVKVQSLGVVRWSDES; encoded by the coding sequence ATGGCTGCGCAAACGCAAATCCTGAGCAACGGGCGGGTCGTCGAGCTGCTCCCCGCTGCGGGCCTCACCGGCGCCGTCCTGATGATGGTGCTGCCGGTGCCGCCGTTTCTCCTCGATCTCGCACTGGTCGGCAGCATCGCTCTCTCGCTGACGGTCCTGATCGTCGCGCTCTATGTTCGGGACGCTCTCGACTTCTCTTCCTTCCCGAGCGTGCTCCTGTTCGCCACGTTGTTTCGTCTCGCGCTCAACGTCGCCTCGACCCGCCTGGTGCTCGTTCGCGGCGAGGAGGGCGCGGCCGCGGCCGGCCGCGTCATCGAGGCTTTCGGCCGTTTCGTGGTGTCCGGCAATTACGTCGTCGGGTTCATCGTCTTCGTCATCCTCGTGGTGATCAACTTCATCGTCATCACCAAGGGCGCGACCCGGATCGCCGAGGTGGCGGCGCGCTTCACCCTCGACGCCATGCCCGGAAAGCAGATGGCGATCGACGCCGACCTCAACGCCGGGCTGATCAACGAAGCCGAAGCGCGGCAACGCCGCCAGCGCATCCAGAAGGAAGGCGACTTCTACGGCGCGATGGACGGCGCCTCGAAGTTCGTACGCGGGGACGCGATCGCCGGGCTGGTGATCCTCGCGATCAACCTCGTCGGCGGCTTCTTCGTCGGCGTGATGCAGAAAGGGATGGGGTTCGCGGAGGCCGCCCGGCTTTACAGCCTGCTCAGCATCGGTGACGGCCTGGCCAGCCAGGTTCCGGCGCTGATCATCTCGACCGCGACCGGGATGGTGGTGACACGAACCGCCTCCACCGGAGACCTGGGTCCCGAGATCGCAAGGCAGCTCCTGTGGAGCCCCAAGGCGCTGAGCGTGGTGGCGGTTCTGCTCGGCCTGTTCGCCTTCATTCCGGGGTTTCCGGCGCTCCCGTTCCTGGCGGCGGCGGGAAGCGTCGGGTTCCTCGCTCGTGCGGCTGCGAGGACCGAGGCGTGCGAGCGGAGCGAGACTCCGGCGGAAGCAAAGCAGCCCGAGCGGCGCGAAGAAGGGGTGCAGCCGCAGCCGATCGACCTGCTCGAGCTGCAGGTCGGCTACGAGCTGATCCCGATGGTCGACGGCGAGCACGGCGGGGTGGTCGAGCGCATCCGGGCTCTGAGGAGACAGTTTCTGAGCGACCGCGGCTTTCTCGTGCCGCAGATCCACATCCGCGACAACCTGCGCCTCGGGAGCAAGCAGTACGCGATTCTCGTCAAGGGAGTCGAGGCCGGGAAAGGCGAGCTCAGGCCGGGACGGCTCCTGGCGATGAACGCGGCCGGTGCCGTCGATGCCGATCTGCCCGGCGAGCCGACGAAGGAACCCGCCTTCGGTCTTCCCGCCCGTTGGATCTCGCCGGCGGATCGCGAGCGCGCCGAGATGATGGGCTGCACGGTGGTGGACCCGGAGACGGTGCTCATCACGCACCTCTCCGAGCTGATCAAGCGCTACAGCCCCGAGCTGATCACGCGACAGGATGTCCAGCGCCTGCTCGATGCCCTGGCGCGGGAGCACCCCAAGGTCGTCGAGGAGCTGATTCCCCACCACATGACGCTCGGCGGAGTGCAGAAGGTGCTGCAGAACCTCTTGCGCGAGGATGTCCCGATCCGCGACCTCCTGACCATCGTCGAGACGCTCGCCGACCGGGCTCCCGATTCCAAGGACACCGACGAGCTGACCGAGCACGTGCGGCAGGCGCTGGCGCGCGCCATCACGCTCGCCTACCGGAGCCCGGAGGGAGTCCTCCCGGTGATGACGGTCGATCCCCAGATCGAGCGCATGGTGCGGGAGCGGGCGCAGGAAGGGGTTCCGCTGGAGCCGCAGGCGGCCCAGCGCATCATGACCGCAGTCCAGCGCGCGGCCGAGACGTTCACCGCGCGCGGGCTGCTGCCGGTCTTTCTCGCGGGCGCGGCGGTGCGGCGCCAGCTGCGCCAGCTGATCGGCCACTATCTGCCGCAAATCGCGGTGTTGTCCCACAACGAAATCGCCGACGGCGTGAAAGTCCAGTCGCTCGGCGTGGTGCGGTGGAGCGATGAATCCTAG
- a CDS encoding HDOD domain-containing protein, with the protein MDEQIVPGGELQQRIIGRFWSARVRELAEVSRNERASVQSVARVIAGDGALSSRLIEVARFAGGRASGISTLAAAITAFGVDPVVALALGLTAFGEAWRETNEQGAEHGGLPALRELWEHSLGCAAVAARLANGAGNAAPHLAFVAGLLHDLGRVLLLRHSSQRLADAARLATEQGVALLEAESRVLGIDHAELGAQWAEKANLPAAVVQCLRYHHEPPQTMECPAEAGVRALATIVQLADALCETYAIGKSGEPLAPHAALRGNAELAASDWAEVAGALKRRIEAARDKLGFVVRFEAEPPPFLRGPAFRAGGRAQVIPFPQKAGPAVVAPESAPAKKLTILVVEDHGSLCDMLGLFFMRHSYHVRTASNGEEAIDILAKEEIGLVLLDLMLPRVDGFAVLKWMREKRPTGAAPYVIVVSAGASEKDRSKVLELGANEYMPKPFHLTRLLERVQAVEKHLLGSPQTERPS; encoded by the coding sequence ATGGATGAACAAATCGTTCCGGGCGGGGAGCTGCAGCAACGGATCATCGGGCGCTTCTGGTCGGCCCGAGTCCGCGAGCTGGCCGAGGTGTCGCGCAACGAGAGGGCGTCGGTGCAAAGCGTCGCGCGCGTGATCGCGGGCGACGGAGCGCTATCCAGCCGCCTGATCGAGGTGGCGCGCTTCGCCGGCGGCCGGGCGTCGGGCATCTCGACGCTGGCCGCCGCGATCACCGCTTTCGGAGTGGACCCGGTCGTCGCGCTGGCTCTTGGACTGACCGCTTTCGGGGAAGCCTGGAGAGAAACGAACGAGCAGGGCGCGGAGCACGGCGGGCTGCCGGCGCTCCGTGAGCTATGGGAGCATTCGCTGGGCTGCGCGGCTGTGGCCGCGCGGCTGGCGAATGGCGCCGGCAATGCGGCGCCGCACCTGGCCTTCGTTGCGGGCTTGCTGCACGACCTCGGGCGTGTCCTTCTGCTCCGCCACTCCAGCCAGAGGCTCGCCGATGCGGCCCGGCTCGCGACCGAGCAAGGCGTCGCTCTCCTGGAGGCGGAGTCGCGAGTTCTGGGAATCGATCATGCCGAGCTCGGCGCGCAATGGGCCGAAAAAGCGAATCTGCCGGCGGCGGTCGTTCAGTGCCTCCGCTATCATCACGAGCCGCCGCAGACCATGGAGTGCCCGGCGGAAGCCGGCGTGCGGGCGCTCGCGACGATCGTGCAGCTCGCCGATGCGCTCTGCGAGACCTATGCGATCGGCAAGAGCGGCGAGCCGCTGGCCCCGCACGCTGCGCTGCGGGGAAACGCCGAGCTCGCGGCATCCGATTGGGCCGAGGTGGCGGGTGCCTTGAAGCGGCGGATCGAAGCTGCGCGCGACAAGCTCGGTTTCGTCGTGCGCTTCGAAGCCGAGCCTCCGCCTTTCCTGCGTGGGCCCGCGTTCCGGGCCGGCGGGCGCGCGCAGGTGATCCCGTTCCCGCAGAAAGCCGGTCCCGCGGTCGTCGCGCCCGAAAGTGCGCCAGCGAAAAAGCTCACCATCCTCGTGGTCGAAGACCACGGCTCTCTGTGCGACATGCTTGGCCTGTTCTTCATGCGCCACAGCTATCACGTGCGCACGGCGAGCAACGGCGAGGAGGCCATCGACATTCTCGCCAAGGAGGAAATCGGGCTCGTCCTGCTCGATTTGATGCTTCCGCGGGTCGACGGCTTCGCGGTGCTCAAGTGGATGCGCGAAAAGCGGCCCACCGGAGCTGCTCCATACGTGATCGTGGTTTCCGCGGGGGCGTCGGAGAAAGACCGCAGCAAGGTTCTCGAGCTCGGCGCCAACGAGTACATGCCCAAGCCGTTTCATCTGACGCGGCTCCTCGAGCGCGTCCAGGCGGTGGAAAAGCACCTTCTCGGCTCGCCGCAGACCGAGCGCCCGTCCTAG
- a CDS encoding MinD/ParA family protein: MRVLDTNATRPGGPGFVYDRASGRKDRRRTRRTPHAPVLAVTSGKGGVGKTNVVANLAASLARRGKRILAIDADPGLANLDLLLGVKPAYTLADFFAGAAALEEILAATGDGILLLPGASGVQEATALRPEQKAALLTELDAMTRALDLVLIDTGSGISDAVTYFTTAAQEIVVVATPEPSSMTDAYALIKVLSSAHRQKRFWVLANNAASAAEAREVYEALSRTALRFLNASLDFLGWIPRDPALARAVARSRPVVDEAPGSPSAIAFAALAGRVVEIAAGTVTVKGGVQFFFRRLLEREREER; this comes from the coding sequence ATGCGCGTGCTTGATACGAATGCAACAAGGCCCGGCGGTCCCGGCTTCGTTTACGACCGCGCATCCGGCCGCAAGGACCGCCGGCGCACGCGCCGGACGCCGCATGCTCCGGTCCTGGCGGTCACGAGCGGCAAGGGTGGGGTCGGCAAAACCAACGTCGTCGCCAATCTAGCCGCTTCGCTGGCTCGGCGTGGAAAGCGGATCCTGGCGATCGACGCGGACCCCGGTCTTGCCAATCTCGATCTGCTGCTCGGGGTGAAGCCGGCTTACACGCTCGCCGATTTCTTCGCCGGCGCCGCCGCGCTCGAGGAGATCCTGGCGGCCACCGGAGACGGAATCCTGCTCCTGCCGGGGGCCAGCGGCGTCCAGGAGGCGACGGCGCTTCGACCGGAACAAAAAGCGGCGTTGTTGACGGAGCTGGACGCAATGACCCGGGCGCTCGACTTGGTGCTGATCGATACCGGCAGCGGCATCTCCGACGCGGTGACGTACTTCACCACGGCAGCCCAGGAGATCGTCGTGGTCGCGACCCCGGAGCCTTCGTCGATGACGGACGCGTACGCCCTGATCAAGGTGCTTTCCTCGGCGCACCGGCAGAAGCGATTCTGGGTGCTCGCGAACAACGCCGCGAGCGCCGCCGAGGCCCGCGAAGTTTACGAAGCCCTGTCCCGCACGGCACTGCGCTTTCTCAACGCGTCGCTCGATTTCCTCGGCTGGATTCCGCGCGACCCGGCGCTGGCGCGTGCCGTGGCCCGCTCGCGCCCGGTCGTCGACGAGGCTCCCGGGTCGCCTTCGGCGATCGCCTTCGCCGCGCTCGCAGGCCGCGTGGTCGAGATCGCCGCTGGAACGGTCACCGTCAAGGGTGGAGTGCAATTTTTCTTTCGCCGCCTGCTCGAGCGCGAGAGGGAGGAGCGATGA
- a CDS encoding flagellar biosynthetic protein FliO: MFTSRNFSFSRVPLAAGIDAAPAAWRAAAGAWRMMVRRIGRALGGRPPAAAELEHVATLALTAQSALVLVRLGGETLLLGATPHRIAVLSRRHDREAPAVGGKEAAS; the protein is encoded by the coding sequence ATGTTTACTTCAAGGAATTTCTCATTCAGTAGGGTGCCGCTCGCCGCGGGGATCGACGCGGCGCCGGCCGCATGGCGCGCCGCAGCCGGCGCCTGGAGGATGATGGTCCGGCGCATCGGCCGGGCGCTGGGGGGCCGCCCGCCGGCCGCCGCCGAGCTCGAGCACGTGGCCACCCTCGCGCTCACGGCGCAGAGCGCGCTGGTGCTCGTGCGCCTGGGCGGAGAGACGCTGCTGCTCGGGGCGACTCCCCACAGGATCGCCGTGCTCAGTCGGCGGCACGATCGAGAAGCGCCGGCCGTCGGCGGCAAAGAGGCGGCGTCGTGA
- the fliR gene encoding flagellar biosynthetic protein FliR, producing the protein MTALAAFIGRYGAETVSFMLVFGRALGLMVGAPFWGGRALPVVVRIWVALLLAVAVFPSVPAASVADLTVLALVLFLGGEILLGLTLGWTAQVLFAGMRLAGQQIEVKSGLGLVSLVDPHEGGHSGIFAVFLELAAGLIFLALDGHLQLVQALLSSYAVFPPAGTGSFAGRLLEGVVASGTEIFAIALRVSAPVLVGLLLSDIVLGVLSRAIPQMNVFMVAQPLQFGVALLLLMLSLPALAWLIARQLAAGAGFPAAAG; encoded by the coding sequence ATGACCGCGCTGGCAGCTTTCATCGGCCGCTACGGGGCAGAAACCGTGAGCTTCATGCTGGTCTTCGGGCGGGCGCTCGGCCTGATGGTCGGCGCGCCGTTCTGGGGCGGCCGAGCGCTGCCGGTCGTGGTCCGGATCTGGGTGGCGTTGCTTCTGGCCGTAGCGGTCTTCCCGTCGGTCCCGGCGGCGTCCGTGGCGGACCTGACCGTTCTCGCCCTGGTGTTGTTTCTCGGAGGCGAGATTCTGCTGGGATTGACGCTCGGCTGGACCGCTCAGGTGCTCTTCGCCGGGATGCGGCTTGCGGGCCAGCAGATCGAGGTCAAATCGGGGCTCGGCCTGGTCTCCCTCGTCGATCCTCACGAAGGGGGTCATAGCGGCATCTTCGCCGTGTTCCTGGAGCTGGCGGCGGGCCTGATCTTCCTAGCCCTCGACGGGCACCTGCAGCTCGTCCAGGCCCTGCTGTCGAGCTACGCGGTTTTCCCGCCGGCCGGGACCGGCAGCTTCGCCGGCCGTCTGCTCGAAGGCGTGGTCGCGTCGGGGACCGAGATTTTCGCCATCGCTTTGCGCGTGAGCGCTCCCGTGCTGGTGGGTTTGCTCCTGAGCGACATCGTCCTCGGAGTGCTGAGCCGGGCGATTCCGCAGATGAACGTCTTCATGGTGGCGCAGCCGCTGCAGTTCGGCGTCGCGCTGTTGTTGCTGATGCTGTCGCTCCCGGCTCTGGCGTGGCTGATCGCGCGCCAGCTCGCGGCCGGGGCCGGCTTTCCAGCGGCGGCCGGTTAG
- the fliP gene encoding flagellar type III secretion system pore protein FliP (The bacterial flagellar biogenesis protein FliP forms a type III secretion system (T3SS)-type pore required for flagellar assembly.), with protein MNSSALSLLTGPVKGTELATVLEIFILLTLLSLGPLVLITMTSFTRIVVVLSFLRQALGTQQSPSNQIIIAVSLFLSFHVMAPVWQEIEAESVTPYFNRQIDPQAALTRAWEPLRQFLFKQTRKADLALFARIPAGREIGPADVAASSLIPAFMISELKTAFQMAFMIYIPFLILDLVVASILMSLGMMFLPPVLISLPFKLVLFVLVDGWNLLVGSLLRSFA; from the coding sequence GTGAACAGCTCCGCGCTCTCCCTCCTCACCGGGCCGGTCAAGGGAACCGAGCTGGCAACGGTGCTGGAAATCTTCATCCTGCTCACGCTGCTCTCGCTCGGGCCGCTCGTGCTGATCACCATGACCTCGTTCACCCGCATCGTCGTGGTGCTCTCGTTCTTGCGCCAGGCGCTCGGGACCCAGCAGTCGCCTTCGAACCAGATCATCATCGCGGTCTCGCTGTTCCTCTCGTTCCACGTCATGGCCCCCGTGTGGCAGGAGATCGAGGCCGAATCCGTCACGCCCTATTTCAACCGGCAGATCGATCCCCAGGCTGCGCTCACCCGCGCGTGGGAGCCCTTGCGCCAGTTCCTGTTCAAGCAGACGCGCAAGGCGGATCTGGCGCTGTTCGCGCGCATTCCCGCCGGGCGCGAGATCGGGCCGGCGGACGTCGCCGCCAGCAGCCTGATCCCGGCCTTCATGATCTCGGAGCTGAAGACCGCCTTCCAGATGGCGTTCATGATCTACATTCCGTTTCTGATCCTCGACCTCGTGGTCGCGTCGATCCTGATGTCGCTGGGAATGATGTTCCTGCCGCCGGTCCTGATCTCGCTGCCTTTCAAGCTCGTGCTGTTCGTGCTCGTGGACGGCTGGAACCTGCTCGTCGGCTCGCTGCTCAGGAGCTTCGCATGA
- the motA gene encoding flagellar motor stator protein MotA yields the protein MFTILGFGIVLSAVIGGFVLEGGPIAVLNQTIEFLIIGGAAVGSVVAGTPTKTLRALAGNVKAAVTGSGHSRADYVELFAMLYEVFSVMRKSGGIALEKDVDAPDASEIFKKYPRFMKNHAARNMLFDTLRLVISGSTNPEELSHLMDEEIYTHEEEGRMPASVLTKTGDSLPGLGIVAAVLGVIIAMGSMDQGPEVIGHKIAAALVGTFLGILLCYGIVQPLVQKMELLLVDRTRYLECIKTGVLAYLNGAAPIIAVEHARRAVFSSERPSALELEEICRGRKE from the coding sequence GTGTTTACGATCCTGGGGTTTGGAATCGTCCTCAGCGCCGTGATCGGCGGCTTCGTCCTGGAAGGCGGGCCGATCGCGGTGCTCAACCAGACGATCGAGTTCCTGATCATCGGTGGGGCGGCGGTCGGCAGCGTCGTGGCCGGCACGCCGACCAAGACGTTGCGAGCGCTCGCTGGCAACGTCAAAGCCGCCGTTACAGGCAGCGGCCATTCCCGGGCCGATTACGTGGAGCTTTTCGCGATGCTCTACGAGGTCTTCTCGGTGATGCGCAAGAGCGGCGGAATAGCGCTCGAAAAGGACGTGGATGCTCCCGACGCCAGCGAGATCTTCAAGAAATACCCGCGGTTCATGAAAAATCACGCTGCCCGCAACATGCTTTTCGACACGTTGAGGCTGGTCATCAGCGGCTCGACCAACCCCGAAGAGCTTTCGCACCTGATGGACGAAGAGATCTACACGCACGAGGAGGAGGGACGCATGCCCGCGAGCGTGCTCACCAAAACGGGAGATTCGCTCCCCGGGCTAGGGATCGTCGCGGCGGTCCTCGGCGTGATCATCGCGATGGGATCGATGGACCAGGGGCCGGAGGTGATCGGCCACAAGATCGCCGCGGCGCTGGTCGGAACCTTTCTCGGCATCCTGCTCTGCTACGGGATCGTCCAGCCGCTGGTGCAAAAGATGGAGCTCCTGCTCGTGGATAGGACCCGGTACCTGGAGTGTATCAAGACCGGTGTTTTGGCCTACCTCAACGGCGCTGCGCCGATCATCGCAGTCGAGCACGCGCGCCGCGCGGTCTTCAGCAGCGAACGCCCCTCCGCCCTCGAGCTCGAAGAGATCTGCCGGGGCAGGAAGGAGTAG
- the fliN gene encoding flagellar motor switch protein FliN — MAEETSENGAGRGSAEQVDLSLLMDVPLQVTVELGRARLTIENLLKLNQGSVVELNQVVGEPLDILVNNKLMAHGEAVVVKDKFAVRILDVVSPERRIENLR, encoded by the coding sequence ATGGCGGAGGAAACCAGCGAAAACGGCGCGGGCCGGGGAAGCGCGGAGCAGGTGGACCTGTCGCTCCTCATGGACGTGCCCTTGCAAGTCACGGTCGAGCTCGGGCGGGCGCGGTTGACGATCGAGAACCTTCTCAAGCTGAACCAGGGTTCAGTAGTGGAGCTGAACCAGGTGGTGGGCGAGCCGCTCGACATCCTGGTCAACAACAAGCTCATGGCCCACGGAGAGGCGGTGGTCGTAAAGGACAAGTTCGCCGTCCGCATCCTCGACGTTGTCAGCCCCGAGCGGCGGATCGAAAACCTCCGCTGA